A genomic stretch from Streptomyces venezuelae ATCC 10712 includes:
- a CDS encoding DUF3168 domain-containing protein has protein sequence MTIPPPVSPMLAIQGAIRSLLVADAQLQTLGVSVYDYLPENVPYPFIVIGEATEVPANAHDRHGWETVPTLHVWDQYRGFKRVLQIGGRLTALLDHQPLAVPGYDHVVTRFEFAQPLTDPEPPGDIRHLVQRYRVVTAQPV, from the coding sequence GTGACGATCCCGCCGCCCGTCTCCCCCATGCTCGCGATCCAGGGCGCCATCCGGTCCCTGCTCGTCGCCGACGCCCAGCTGCAGACGCTCGGCGTCTCCGTCTACGACTACCTGCCGGAGAACGTGCCGTACCCGTTCATCGTGATCGGCGAGGCCACCGAGGTCCCGGCCAACGCGCACGACCGGCACGGGTGGGAGACCGTCCCGACCCTGCACGTGTGGGACCAGTACCGCGGGTTCAAGCGGGTGCTGCAGATCGGCGGCCGGCTCACCGCGCTCCTGGACCACCAGCCGCTCGCGGTCCCCGGCTACGACCACGTCGTCACCCGGTTCGAGTTCGCGCAGCCGCTCACCGACCCCGAGCCGCCGGGCGACATCCGCCACCTCGTCCAGCGCTACCGCGTCGTCACCGCGCAGCCCGTCTGA